A stretch of the Desulfobacterales bacterium genome encodes the following:
- a CDS encoding rhodanese-like domain-containing protein encodes MIEKLYLDYQISFPEVTDVEPNTAARFARERRVIFIDTRKPEEQRISMLPGAITSEVFLKNPEKYRDHLKIAYCTIAYRSGIFAQQLAPKGFTIINLRGGILAWVHAGGWLYDQNERTDRIHVYGRKWDLAPDSYKTIW; translated from the coding sequence GTGATTGAAAAACTATATCTCGATTATCAGATTAGTTTTCCTGAAGTGACGGATGTCGAACCCAATACTGCCGCTCGGTTTGCCAGAGAAAGAAGAGTTATCTTTATCGACACACGCAAACCGGAAGAGCAGCGGATATCAATGCTTCCCGGCGCGATAACGTCCGAAGTTTTTCTGAAAAATCCTGAAAAATACAGGGATCACCTCAAAATTGCCTATTGCACCATTGCTTACCGCAGCGGCATATTTGCCCAGCAGCTCGCGCCAAAAGGATTTACCATTATAAATCTGCGCGGGGGTATTCTTGCTTGGGTTCATGCCGGCGGGTGGTTATATGATCAAAATGAGAGGACCGACCGTATCCACGTTTACGGTCGCAAGTGGGATTTGGCGCCTGATTCGTATAAGACTATTTGGTGA